From the genome of Sus scrofa isolate TJ Tabasco breed Duroc unplaced genomic scaffold, Sscrofa11.1 Contig59, whole genome shotgun sequence, one region includes:
- the LOC396794 gene encoding LOW QUALITY PROTEIN: olfactory receptor 50 (The sequence of the model RefSeq protein was modified relative to this genomic sequence to represent the inferred CDS: inserted 1 base in 1 codon; deleted 2 bases in 1 codon), whose protein sequence is MRRENHSSVSEFLLGLPIHPEQLGEFFALFLAIDVRYVATCQPLYYRTIMREGFFLILLIGSWFFFLCPCVVAXLSFCPTCPSVLTVASPFFCKFTALLKMTCSDTSLNELVIFIKEVLLTFSPLSAILGSYVHIRASILRVPSIKIICKTLSTCGFHLFVVFFYYGTLAVTYLFPSSYNSKVKGSTDSVIYTVVAPMLNLLIYSLRIRDMKLAGGYFIGGKLFLASKSSFSFGK, encoded by the exons atgaggagggagaaccatAGCAGTGTGTCTGAgttcctcctggggctccccatccatccaGAGCAGCTGGGCGagttctttgccctgttcctggccAT TGATGTCAGGTATGTGGCCACTTGTCAGCCTCTCTACTACAGAACCATCAtgagggagggtttttttttaattttgctgattGGATCCTGGTTCTTTTTCTTGTGTCCATGTGTTGTTG CACTCTCCTTCTGTCCCACCTGTCCTTCTGTGCTGACAGTAGCATCCCCC TTCTTTTGCAAATTTACTGCACTCTTGAAGATGACCTGCTCAGACACCTCCCTCAATGAGTTAGTTATCTTCATCAAGGAAGTCCTCCTTACCTTCTCACCACTGAGTGCTATTTTGGGCTCATATGTCCACATCAGAGCTAGCATTCTGAGGGTCCCCTCCATCAAGATAATCTGCAAAACCTTGTCCACCTGTGGCTTCCACttatttgtggtgtttttttacTATGGGACTCTTGCTGTGACTTACCTATTCCCTTCATCATACAATTCCAAAGTCAAAGGCAGTactgattcagttatttatactGTGGTGGCACCCATGTTAAACCTCTTGATCTATAGCCTAAGGATCAGAGACATGAAATTGGCTGGGGGATACTTCATAGGAGGGAAATTATTTTTGGCAAGTAAGAGCAGTTTTTCTTTTGGCAAGTAA